Proteins from a genomic interval of Zingiber officinale cultivar Zhangliang chromosome 2A, Zo_v1.1, whole genome shotgun sequence:
- the LOC122044455 gene encoding RNA polymerase II transcriptional coactivator KIWI-like — protein sequence MWKKGWKRKTDDDFVGKHEAPHSRKFPKRDSDEGGVVDGIAVCQISKNRKVSVRQWQGKVVVDIREFYAKDGKELPGKKGISLPMDQWKVLLEHVDEIDAAVEENS from the exons ATGTGGAAGAAAGGTTGGAAGAGGAAGACCGATGATGACTTCGTTGGCAAGCATGAAGCTCCCCACTCCAGGAAGTTCCCTAAGAGGGATTCCGACGAAGGCGGGGTGGTTGATGGCATCGCCGTGTGTCAG ATTTCAAAGAATCGGAAGGTTTCGGTGCGGCAGTGGCAGGGGAAAGTCGTGGTTGACATCAGAGAGTTCTATGCGAAAGACGGCAAGGAATTGCCTGGGAAGAAAG GTATTTCGCTGCCAATGGATCAG TGGAAAGTTCTGCTCGAACATGTTGATGAAATTGATGCAGCAGTAGAGGAAAATTCCTAG
- the LOC122043580 gene encoding calmodulin-binding protein 25-like — MAEDRLPSINACIENDALAGAAGLPLLSGPSSSVAFSPLGFLSSSPFLLPLPLAGGPPLRLRDPPSLRIGKKRKPRACKRWPTAYIAADPANFRQMVQQVTGVDAHGGAEGSRAQDPQLPAVQGGGFVPTLDVPACLLNRLEQDTATGPPDHGWVFSDLDPVLI, encoded by the coding sequence ATGGCGGAGGATCGCCTCCCATCTATCAACGCCTGCATCGAGAACGACGCCCTCGCCGGCGCAGCAGGGTTGCCCCTCCTCTCCGGCCCATCCTCCTCCGTCGCCTTCTCCCCGCTCGGTTTCCTCTCCTCCTCCCCCTTCCTTCTCCCGCTCCCCCTCGCTGGCGGCCCGCCGCTCCGCCTCCGTGACCCTCCCTCCCTGCGGATcgggaagaagcgcaagccgcggGCGTGCAAGCGCTGGCCGACCGCCTACATCGCCGCCGACCCGGCCAACTTCCGCCAGATGGTCCAGCAGGTGACTGGAGTCGATGCCCACGGAGGTGCGGAGGGGTCTCGGGCCCAGGATCCGCAGCTTCCCGCCGTCCAGGGGGGCGGCTTCGTTCCGACGCTGGACGTGCCGGCGTGCTTGCTGAACCGGCTCGAGCAGGATACTGCGACTGGACCGCCCGATCACGGCTGGGTTTTCTCGGACTTGGACCCGGTCCTCATCTGA